The following proteins are encoded in a genomic region of Micrococcaceae bacterium Sec5.8:
- a CDS encoding CoA ester lyase, translating to MTSTTTAGTVRPQRNIPAEIARSWLLVNAMKTELFDQSSVSRADAVILDIEDAVDPSQKDEARGNVVDWLTAGGSAWVRINDATSPFWADDLAGLRGTPGLLGVMLAKTESADQVTESYHRMDGKTPVIALVESAVGIEEANNIAKAQGAFRLAFGSGDFRRDTGMAATPEAMAYPRAKLVVASRVGNLPGPIDGPTVGTNHPILREQTGITVMMGMTGKLCLAADQTNVINEVISPTPSDVAWATDFMADFEANGRVIRDGSDLPRLGRAEKIMKLAVAFGVQPAQ from the coding sequence ATGACCTCCACCACCACCGCCGGGACCGTCCGGCCTCAACGCAACATTCCAGCTGAAATCGCCCGTTCCTGGCTGCTGGTCAACGCTATGAAAACCGAGCTTTTCGACCAGTCCTCCGTCTCCCGCGCGGACGCCGTCATCCTGGACATCGAGGATGCGGTGGATCCCTCCCAGAAGGATGAAGCCCGCGGCAACGTCGTGGACTGGCTGACGGCCGGCGGCAGCGCCTGGGTCCGCATCAATGACGCCACCAGCCCGTTCTGGGCTGATGACCTCGCCGGACTCCGCGGCACCCCGGGTCTGCTCGGTGTGATGCTGGCCAAGACCGAGTCTGCGGACCAGGTCACCGAGAGCTACCACCGGATGGACGGCAAAACCCCGGTCATCGCGCTCGTCGAGTCCGCCGTCGGCATCGAGGAAGCCAACAACATCGCCAAGGCCCAGGGCGCGTTCCGGCTCGCGTTCGGCTCCGGTGACTTCCGCCGCGACACCGGCATGGCCGCCACCCCGGAAGCGATGGCGTACCCGCGCGCCAAGCTTGTGGTGGCCAGCCGCGTCGGGAACCTGCCCGGCCCCATCGACGGCCCCACCGTCGGCACCAACCACCCGATCCTGCGCGAGCAGACCGGCATCACGGTGATGATGGGCATGACCGGCAAGCTGTGCCTCGCCGCCGATCAAACGAACGTTATCAACGAGGTCATCAGCCCGACGCCGTCCGACGTCGCCTGGGCCACTGACTTCATGGCCGATTTTGAGGCCAACGGCCGCGTCATCCGGGACGGCTCGGACCTGCCCCGCCTGGGCCGAGCCGAGAAGATCATGAAGCTCGCGGTAGCCTTTGGGGTGCAGCCGGCCCAATAG
- a CDS encoding aldo/keto reductase — protein MSSTSGRGPAGQPAQELIYGCMGLGGSWSPEPYGSAHVDQAAAAIAAARAAGITVFDHADIYRSGKSEAVFGEVLAQTPGLREKIRLQTKCGIRLNEQGLQTYYDLSRDSILTRVNESLARLRTDYVDVLLLHRPDPLMNAAEVASAVGQLMAEGKVRALGVSNMSGPQIEMLQDRLETPVVANQLEMSLHNRAWLESAVLVNHAEGTDYSFPHGTVEHCVRHGITLQAYGALARGLYTGSAGALPSGAEEATTGLVAELAAEKNTTGESILLGWIMKHPAGISPVIGTANPDRIRACAEAAEVAAGMTRAQWYRLWVSARGSNIP, from the coding sequence GTGAGCTCCACGTCCGGACGAGGACCGGCCGGGCAGCCCGCCCAGGAACTGATATATGGCTGCATGGGCCTGGGCGGCAGCTGGTCACCGGAGCCGTACGGATCCGCTCACGTGGACCAGGCGGCTGCCGCGATCGCCGCTGCCCGCGCGGCCGGCATCACCGTGTTCGACCATGCCGACATATACCGTAGCGGAAAGTCCGAGGCGGTTTTTGGCGAGGTGCTGGCGCAGACGCCCGGACTGCGGGAGAAGATCCGGCTGCAGACCAAGTGCGGCATCCGGCTCAATGAACAGGGCCTGCAGACGTATTACGATCTCAGCCGGGACAGCATCCTGACGAGGGTTAACGAAAGCCTCGCCCGGCTTCGCACGGATTACGTGGACGTGCTGCTGCTGCACCGCCCCGACCCGCTGATGAACGCTGCCGAGGTCGCATCCGCCGTCGGGCAGCTGATGGCGGAAGGCAAGGTCCGGGCCCTGGGTGTGTCCAACATGTCCGGGCCGCAGATCGAGATGCTGCAGGACCGGCTGGAAACGCCGGTGGTGGCCAACCAGCTGGAGATGAGCCTGCACAACCGCGCCTGGCTGGAGAGCGCGGTCCTAGTCAACCATGCCGAGGGTACCGATTACAGCTTCCCGCACGGGACGGTGGAGCACTGCGTCCGGCACGGTATCACGCTGCAGGCCTACGGTGCCCTGGCCCGTGGCCTCTACACCGGCTCGGCCGGCGCCCTACCGTCTGGCGCGGAAGAAGCGACCACCGGGCTGGTGGCCGAACTGGCGGCGGAGAAAAATACCACCGGGGAATCAATCCTGCTGGGCTGGATCATGAAGCACCCGGCCGGGATCTCCCCGGTGATCGGCACCGCCAATCCGGACCGCATCCGCGCCTGCGCGGAAGCGGCGGAGGTGGCCGCGGGGATGACCCGGGCCCAGTGGTACCGGCTCTGGGTGAGCGCGCGGGGCAGCAACATCCCCTGA
- a CDS encoding glycoside hydrolase family 13 protein, giving the protein MSNTATLATLSGSELAADPNWWRQASVYQIYPRSFSDSNGDGLGDINGITAKVPYLKDLGIDAVWLSPFYPSALADGGYDVDDYRDVDPKLGTLEDFAEMSAALHAAGIKLIADIVPNHSSNRHEWFKEALASPRGSDARERYIFRDGKGENGELPPSDWISVFGGPAWERITEPDGTPGQWYMHIFATEQPDLNWSNREIRDDFLKTLRFWSDRGVDGFRVDVAHALTKDLTEPLLSRLELGEANTGADGHADGSHPFWDRDEVHEIYVEWREVFNEYNPPRTAVAEAWVHASRRGRYASPEGLGQAFNFDLLQADFDADEFREIITRNLAEATESGASSTWVFSNHDVVRHATRYGLPQGGGRHAKGQDGKGWLLAGAPAGELDVDLGLRRARAATQLMLALPGSAYLYQGEELGLQEVADIPDSERQDPTFFRNKGVEIGRDGCRVPLPWAAGGTSFGFGDAGAHLPQPAWFGRFAVEAEDGVEGSTLEFYRRALKLRRELQTSEELQWLETGNAHILHFTRPGGWQTVTNFGAEPVELPAGTVLLISGPLDGNLLPGNTTVWLR; this is encoded by the coding sequence TTGTCCAACACCGCCACGCTGGCAACCCTGTCCGGATCCGAACTCGCCGCCGACCCGAACTGGTGGCGCCAGGCGTCCGTTTACCAGATTTACCCGCGCAGCTTTTCCGATTCCAACGGTGATGGGCTGGGCGACATCAACGGCATCACGGCCAAGGTCCCCTACCTGAAGGACCTTGGGATCGACGCCGTCTGGCTCTCCCCGTTCTATCCCTCGGCCCTGGCCGACGGCGGCTACGACGTCGACGACTACCGCGACGTGGACCCCAAGCTCGGAACTCTGGAAGACTTCGCCGAAATGTCCGCCGCGCTGCACGCGGCCGGCATCAAGCTGATCGCGGACATCGTTCCGAACCACTCCTCCAACCGGCACGAATGGTTCAAGGAGGCCCTCGCTTCCCCCCGCGGCTCCGACGCCCGTGAGCGCTACATCTTCCGGGACGGCAAAGGCGAAAACGGCGAGCTCCCGCCGTCGGACTGGATATCGGTGTTCGGCGGCCCGGCCTGGGAACGCATCACCGAACCCGACGGCACCCCTGGCCAGTGGTACATGCACATCTTCGCCACGGAACAGCCGGACCTGAACTGGTCCAACCGCGAGATCCGCGACGACTTCCTCAAGACCCTGCGGTTTTGGTCAGACCGCGGCGTGGACGGCTTCCGCGTCGACGTGGCCCACGCCCTGACCAAAGACCTGACCGAGCCGCTGCTGTCCCGGCTGGAGCTGGGCGAGGCCAACACCGGCGCCGACGGCCACGCTGACGGTTCGCACCCGTTCTGGGACCGCGACGAAGTCCACGAGATCTACGTCGAGTGGCGCGAGGTCTTCAACGAATACAACCCGCCCCGCACCGCCGTCGCGGAGGCGTGGGTGCACGCCAGCCGCCGCGGCCGCTACGCAAGCCCCGAGGGCCTGGGCCAGGCGTTTAACTTCGACCTGCTCCAGGCCGACTTCGACGCCGACGAGTTCCGCGAAATCATCACCCGCAACTTGGCCGAAGCCACCGAATCCGGCGCCTCGTCCACCTGGGTGTTCTCCAACCACGACGTCGTCCGGCACGCCACCCGCTACGGCCTGCCCCAGGGCGGCGGCAGGCACGCCAAGGGCCAGGACGGCAAGGGCTGGCTGCTGGCCGGTGCCCCGGCCGGGGAACTCGACGTCGACCTCGGACTGCGCCGCGCCCGTGCGGCCACCCAGCTGATGCTGGCACTCCCGGGCTCCGCGTACCTGTACCAGGGCGAGGAGCTCGGGCTGCAGGAGGTCGCGGACATCCCCGATTCCGAGCGCCAGGACCCCACGTTCTTCCGCAACAAGGGTGTGGAGATCGGCCGGGACGGCTGCCGCGTGCCGTTGCCGTGGGCGGCCGGGGGAACCTCCTTCGGGTTCGGCGACGCCGGAGCGCATCTGCCGCAGCCGGCCTGGTTCGGCCGCTTCGCCGTCGAGGCCGAGGACGGCGTGGAAGGATCCACCCTCGAGTTCTACCGCCGGGCGTTGAAACTGCGCCGCGAGCTGCAGACCTCGGAGGAACTGCAGTGGCTGGAGACCGGCAACGCCCACATTCTGCACTTCACCCGTCCCGGTGGCTGGCAGACCGTGACGAACTTCGGTGCGGAACCCGTGGAGCTGCCGGCCGGAACGGTGCTGCTCATCAGCGGACCCCTGGACGGTAACCTCCTGCCCGGCAACACCACCGTCTGGCTGCGGTGA
- a CDS encoding ROK family protein — MGPDPEEVKMLQPSSAAATPQLLRRVNAQSVLGVIRATDVATGSELMGRTGLSRASVIAVCEDLIRRGWIRELGPRGGDHPGNPGKGRPARRFELNSAAGFVLGLDIGAATTTAAVADLRGTVVGRASGSFRAADIPAAERIAVVDRACRQALADAGTGPDAVLAVGAGIAAPVDRDGNVLVSQHFWSLFDVGLRTALKDLHGWTVLLENDANLAVLGERWRGSGTGVDDLVVLLAGERLGAGVLESGRLLHGRGGAAGEMGYLDLVEGVGSSDGIASLARQWSAAGGGPAAGGEASARRVFQDAAAGDPAALAILDRIAERMARIIASLASFINPEQVVIGGAVAASAGVLLPRITALLPRFTATPPVVTVSSLGASIVTVGAVRHALDYVEANALELELERPGS; from the coding sequence ATGGGTCCGGATCCGGAAGAGGTCAAGATGTTGCAGCCGAGCTCAGCCGCCGCCACACCCCAGCTGCTGCGACGGGTCAACGCCCAATCCGTCCTCGGCGTCATCCGCGCCACGGACGTGGCCACGGGAAGTGAGCTCATGGGCCGGACCGGCCTGTCCCGGGCCTCGGTCATAGCCGTCTGTGAAGACCTGATCCGGCGCGGCTGGATCCGCGAACTGGGCCCCCGCGGCGGAGACCATCCCGGCAATCCCGGCAAGGGACGTCCCGCGCGGCGCTTCGAGCTCAACAGTGCGGCCGGTTTCGTGCTGGGCCTTGACATAGGTGCAGCCACCACCACCGCTGCGGTCGCGGATTTGCGCGGGACCGTCGTCGGGCGCGCCAGCGGAAGTTTCCGCGCCGCCGACATCCCCGCCGCGGAGCGGATCGCCGTCGTCGACCGCGCCTGCCGGCAGGCACTGGCGGACGCCGGGACCGGCCCGGACGCCGTCCTGGCCGTCGGCGCGGGCATCGCCGCGCCGGTGGACCGGGACGGGAACGTGCTGGTGAGCCAGCATTTCTGGAGCCTGTTCGACGTCGGTCTCCGCACGGCGCTGAAGGACCTGCACGGCTGGACGGTGCTCTTGGAGAACGACGCCAACCTGGCCGTCCTGGGCGAACGCTGGCGGGGTTCCGGCACCGGCGTCGATGACCTTGTGGTCCTGCTGGCCGGCGAGCGGCTGGGGGCCGGCGTGCTCGAGTCCGGCCGGCTGCTCCACGGCCGGGGCGGCGCGGCGGGCGAAATGGGGTACCTGGACCTGGTGGAGGGCGTTGGTTCCAGCGACGGCATCGCCAGCCTGGCACGGCAGTGGTCGGCGGCCGGGGGCGGCCCCGCAGCAGGGGGCGAGGCCAGCGCCCGCCGCGTCTTTCAGGATGCAGCCGCCGGGGATCCGGCGGCACTGGCCATCCTGGACCGGATCGCGGAGCGGATGGCCCGGATCATCGCCTCCCTGGCGAGCTTCATCAACCCGGAGCAGGTGGTGATCGGCGGGGCCGTGGCTGCCTCGGCGGGGGTCCTGCTGCCGCGCATCACCGCCCTGCTCCCCCGTTTCACGGCCACTCCCCCGGTTGTGACGGTCTCATCCCTTGGGGCCTCGATTGTCACCGTCGGCGCTGTCCGCCATGCGCTGGACTACGTCGAGGCGAACGCCTTGGAGCTCGAGCTGGAGCGTCCGGGGAGCTAG
- a CDS encoding NAD(P)H-binding protein: protein MTRIIIIGGHGKVALELSRILSAEGADVTSVIRNPDQGADVTETGATPVVLDVEQSTTAEIADALRNHDAVVWSAGAGGASPERTYAVDRDAAIRSMDAAAEAGVGRYVMVSYLGAGADHGVPEDNNFFAYAEAKAAADTYLRGTSLAWTILGPGTLTDGPGSGLIDVNPAEDAGSRDTARANVALVAAAVLGLPSTAGRTIEFRDGDLTVAAALEEVS from the coding sequence ATGACTCGAATAATAATCATTGGCGGCCACGGCAAAGTGGCTCTGGAATTGTCCCGCATCCTCTCCGCGGAGGGCGCGGACGTCACATCTGTTATCCGGAACCCGGACCAGGGGGCGGACGTCACGGAAACGGGGGCCACCCCGGTGGTCCTCGACGTTGAACAGTCCACGACGGCGGAGATCGCCGACGCGCTGCGGAACCACGATGCTGTGGTCTGGTCCGCCGGCGCCGGCGGGGCAAGTCCGGAGCGGACCTACGCGGTGGACCGGGACGCAGCGATCCGGTCGATGGACGCGGCAGCGGAGGCCGGCGTCGGCCGGTACGTTATGGTCTCCTACCTTGGTGCCGGAGCGGACCACGGCGTGCCCGAGGACAACAACTTCTTCGCCTACGCGGAAGCTAAGGCGGCGGCCGACACCTACCTGCGCGGCACCAGCCTCGCCTGGACCATCCTGGGCCCGGGAACGCTCACCGACGGGCCCGGCAGTGGCCTGATCGACGTCAACCCCGCGGAAGATGCCGGAAGCCGGGATACGGCCCGCGCCAACGTTGCCCTTGTCGCCGCGGCCGTGCTGGGCCTGCCGTCAACCGCGGGGCGCACCATCGAATTCCGGGACGGCGACCTGACTGTCGCGGCCGCCCTGGAAGAGGTGAGCTAG
- a CDS encoding DEAD/DEAH box helicase: MPENQNNSVDTENLQSDVETSETAAPAAGSAPEFTEAPADHEAPAAAEAAPQTESKPETASAPAKEDDAEEEGVKFVDLGIDGRVLAALQDVGYEKPSPIQAATIPLLLEGRDVVGLAQTGTGKTAAFAVPALSRLAELHDLNGPSRKTQALVLAPTRELALQVAEAFTSYAKHIDDFTVLPVYGGSAYGPQLNGLRRGAQVVVGTPGRVIDHITKGSLDLSELQYLVLDEADEMLRMGFAEDVEQIFQQTPAGRQVALFSATMPSQIRRLSKQYLNNPAEVQVKSKTTTGANTRQRYLQVMGPHKLDALTRILEVEEFEGVIAFVRTKMATEDLADKLRARGFQAAAINGDIPQQQRERTVEALRDGKIDILVATDVAARGLDVERVSHVVNYDIPHDTESYVHRIGRTGRAGRSGDAILFMTPREKYLLRSIEKATRQPVEQMHLPTAESVNTLRLGKFAEKITETLASEDVAAFRDLIASYEEEHNVPASEIAAALAVMAQGGQPLLVKELPAAPEFQKRERAKDGFGSRGPTRTLTEGNATYRIAVGRRQRVMPGSIVGAIANEGGISSAQIGGIDIRADHSLVELPADLSADQLKALSRTRIGGELIHLELDNGRKPSGDRGGYQGGSRGGERGGYSGGGDRGGDRGGNFKGNGGFKREFRKNDGERSSADRGGRSFSDRNERGVGTDAARKPRTKW, from the coding sequence ATGCCCGAAAATCAGAACAACTCCGTCGACACCGAAAACCTTCAGAGCGACGTCGAGACTTCTGAAACGGCTGCCCCCGCAGCCGGCTCCGCCCCGGAATTCACCGAGGCGCCTGCGGACCACGAAGCTCCGGCCGCCGCCGAAGCCGCACCGCAGACCGAATCCAAGCCCGAAACCGCGTCAGCTCCGGCGAAGGAAGACGACGCCGAAGAAGAGGGCGTCAAGTTCGTAGACCTCGGCATTGACGGCCGCGTTCTCGCTGCCCTGCAGGATGTGGGCTACGAGAAGCCTTCGCCGATCCAGGCAGCAACCATCCCGCTGCTGCTCGAAGGCCGCGACGTCGTGGGCCTGGCCCAGACCGGTACCGGTAAGACTGCAGCATTCGCAGTACCGGCACTGTCCCGTCTCGCCGAGCTCCACGACCTCAACGGCCCGTCCCGCAAGACCCAGGCCCTGGTGCTCGCACCAACCCGTGAGCTCGCGCTCCAGGTTGCAGAGGCCTTCACCTCCTACGCCAAGCACATCGACGACTTCACCGTCCTTCCGGTGTACGGCGGCTCCGCCTACGGCCCCCAGCTCAACGGCCTGCGCCGCGGAGCCCAGGTAGTCGTCGGTACCCCCGGCCGCGTGATCGACCACATCACCAAGGGGTCCCTGGACCTGTCCGAGCTCCAGTACCTCGTCCTGGATGAAGCCGACGAAATGCTCCGCATGGGCTTCGCCGAAGACGTGGAGCAGATCTTCCAGCAGACCCCCGCGGGCCGCCAGGTTGCCCTGTTCTCCGCCACGATGCCGAGCCAGATCCGGCGGTTGTCCAAGCAGTACCTGAACAACCCGGCCGAGGTGCAGGTCAAGTCCAAGACCACCACGGGCGCCAACACCCGCCAGCGCTACCTGCAGGTCATGGGCCCGCACAAGCTCGACGCGCTGACCCGCATCCTCGAGGTGGAAGAGTTCGAGGGCGTTATTGCCTTCGTGCGGACCAAGATGGCCACCGAGGACCTCGCCGACAAGCTCCGCGCTCGCGGTTTCCAGGCGGCCGCCATCAACGGCGACATCCCGCAGCAGCAGCGTGAGCGTACGGTCGAGGCCCTGCGTGACGGCAAGATCGACATCCTCGTCGCGACCGACGTCGCGGCCCGCGGCCTCGACGTCGAGCGCGTCAGCCACGTGGTCAACTACGACATCCCGCATGACACCGAGTCCTACGTGCACCGCATCGGCCGCACCGGCCGCGCAGGCCGGTCCGGTGACGCGATCCTCTTCATGACGCCGCGGGAGAAGTACCTGCTGCGGTCCATCGAGAAGGCGACCCGCCAGCCGGTGGAGCAGATGCACCTGCCTACCGCCGAGTCAGTCAACACTCTTCGCCTGGGCAAGTTCGCGGAAAAGATCACCGAAACCCTGGCCTCCGAAGACGTGGCGGCGTTCCGCGACCTCATCGCTTCCTACGAGGAAGAGCACAACGTCCCGGCCTCGGAAATCGCTGCCGCACTGGCAGTCATGGCACAGGGCGGCCAGCCGCTGCTGGTCAAGGAACTGCCCGCAGCTCCTGAATTCCAGAAGCGCGAGCGCGCCAAGGACGGCTTCGGCTCCCGCGGCCCCACCCGCACCCTGACCGAGGGCAACGCCACCTACCGGATCGCCGTCGGACGCCGTCAGCGCGTGATGCCCGGTTCGATCGTTGGCGCTATTGCCAACGAAGGCGGCATCTCCTCGGCCCAGATCGGCGGCATCGACATCCGCGCCGACCACTCCCTCGTGGAGCTCCCGGCGGATCTCAGCGCCGACCAGCTCAAGGCCCTGTCCCGCACCCGGATCGGCGGCGAGCTGATCCACCTCGAACTGGACAACGGCCGCAAGCCCTCCGGTGACCGTGGCGGCTACCAGGGCGGCAGCCGTGGCGGAGAGCGCGGCGGGTACTCCGGCGGCGGTGACCGTGGCGGTGACCGTGGCGGGAACTTCAAGGGCAACGGCGGCTTCAAGCGCGAGTTCCGCAAGAACGACGGCGAGCGGTCCTCCGCTGACCGCGGCGGGCGCTCCTTCAGTGACCGCAACGAGCGCGGCGTCGGCACCGACGCAGCCCGCAAACCGCGGACCAAGTGGTAA
- a CDS encoding MOSC domain-containing protein — MDTASVLAVCRVHQLLSDPGSVGVTAIDKRPVAGPVKVHRLGLRGDIQASRIDHGGEDQALYAYTQEDTDYWAAELGRELPPGIFGENLRVAGISATDAIIGERWKIGLDVEVEVTSPRIPCATFQRRMHEEHWVKRFADAGRVGTYLRVVRVGSIQAGDHVHRIFVPTHGVTVGKWFSSPTLADMEALRDADADGEIRLQPEYQGEFAKLKRRLSV; from the coding sequence ATGGACACTGCCTCTGTTCTTGCCGTATGCCGGGTGCATCAGCTGCTCAGCGACCCCGGAAGCGTGGGTGTGACGGCCATCGACAAACGGCCCGTCGCCGGACCGGTCAAGGTGCACAGGCTCGGACTGCGCGGTGACATCCAGGCCAGCCGCATCGATCATGGCGGCGAGGACCAGGCGCTTTACGCCTACACGCAGGAGGACACCGACTACTGGGCGGCGGAGCTCGGCCGGGAGTTGCCGCCCGGGATCTTCGGCGAAAACCTGCGTGTTGCCGGCATCAGCGCCACCGACGCCATAATCGGAGAACGCTGGAAAATCGGACTCGACGTCGAGGTCGAGGTGACGTCGCCCCGGATCCCCTGTGCAACCTTCCAGCGGCGGATGCACGAAGAGCACTGGGTCAAGCGGTTTGCTGACGCGGGGCGGGTGGGAACGTACCTGCGGGTGGTGCGGGTCGGCAGTATCCAGGCGGGAGACCACGTCCACCGGATCTTTGTTCCCACCCACGGCGTCACCGTCGGGAAGTGGTTCAGCAGCCCCACGCTGGCGGACATGGAGGCCCTGCGGGACGCCGACGCCGACGGAGAAATCCGTTTGCAGCCCGAGTATCAGGGGGAGTTCGCGAAGTTGAAGCGCCGCCTCAGCGTGTAG
- a CDS encoding Tat pathway signal protein, whose protein sequence is MDKQENPGKATPGRGPTEGVQPAEGTAPEDFTPPPPGEDGHQPPWQVPKPALRPELVDKPQPAAAGALPSPAGPVPSIPLEDPFGRERAKKLASAPRRKKRNQRRTVVVALGVTALLAGTITAMVASNEDDADYAQVCIDDSTGERVADTQCGNSSTGGRSSGAYAWYFYSRGGSVPALGQNRSSYPGYTKSVPSGAKASTGYSTKGGTVSRGGFGSSSKGGSTGG, encoded by the coding sequence ATGGACAAGCAGGAAAACCCGGGGAAAGCGACGCCGGGGCGTGGTCCAACAGAAGGAGTGCAGCCGGCGGAGGGAACTGCGCCGGAGGACTTCACGCCGCCGCCCCCGGGCGAAGACGGGCACCAGCCCCCGTGGCAGGTGCCCAAGCCCGCCCTCCGGCCCGAGTTGGTGGACAAGCCCCAGCCAGCAGCGGCCGGTGCCCTCCCGTCTCCGGCGGGTCCCGTCCCGTCGATCCCCCTCGAGGACCCATTTGGCCGTGAACGTGCGAAGAAGCTGGCATCCGCTCCGCGCCGGAAGAAGCGCAACCAGCGGCGTACCGTGGTGGTGGCGCTTGGCGTGACAGCGCTGCTGGCCGGAACGATCACCGCGATGGTGGCCAGCAACGAGGACGACGCCGACTACGCCCAGGTGTGCATCGACGACAGCACCGGCGAGCGCGTCGCTGACACCCAGTGCGGCAACAGCAGCACCGGGGGACGCAGCTCCGGCGCCTACGCCTGGTATTTCTACTCCCGGGGTGGAAGTGTGCCGGCGCTGGGACAGAACCGGTCCAGCTACCCCGGCTACACCAAGAGTGTCCCGTCCGGCGCGAAAGCGTCGACGGGGTACAGCACCAAGGGCGGGACCGTGAGCCGTGGCGGCTTCGGATCCAGTTCCAAGGGCGGAAGCACAGGCGGCTAG
- a CDS encoding glutathionylspermidine synthase family protein yields the protein MKRHISVPRQDWKQRIEQQGLVFSTTTLQGGSTVEYWNEGAYYEFAMDEVEALEQTAEEMHLMSVEAAKFLATGAMGTIGIGPQALELAAESLQAGDADVYGRFDFIYDGRGGPAKMLEYNADTPTGLIEAAVAQWFWLQDVFPGKDQWNGIHEALVRQWKNLQVRTGMSTLHVAHAEAEESGEDWMTAAYMRDVAGQGGWTTIGINMSDIGWDPFLNRFVDLDNFMISTMFKLYPWELMMKEPFGQRLLQRAHNPRWVEPAWKMLLSNKALLAALWHLYPDHPNLLPAYLDSPGPLTEWVAKPLHGREGDNIKIHAAGINLEQPGGYGREGWCYQQFHALPDFDGNRPVLGLWVVDGESVGCGIRESDGPITDYFCRFVPNTIDSPAPPTPPSNAHSSKAGTA from the coding sequence ATGAAACGACACATTTCCGTGCCCAGGCAGGACTGGAAGCAGCGGATTGAACAGCAGGGCCTCGTCTTCTCCACAACCACCCTGCAGGGCGGCAGCACCGTCGAGTACTGGAACGAGGGCGCCTACTACGAGTTCGCCATGGACGAGGTGGAGGCCCTGGAGCAGACCGCGGAGGAAATGCACCTCATGTCGGTGGAAGCGGCGAAGTTCCTCGCGACCGGCGCCATGGGCACCATCGGGATCGGGCCGCAGGCACTCGAGCTCGCCGCCGAGTCCCTGCAGGCCGGCGACGCTGACGTGTACGGGCGCTTCGACTTCATCTACGACGGCCGGGGCGGCCCGGCCAAGATGCTCGAATACAACGCGGACACCCCCACCGGGCTCATCGAGGCGGCCGTGGCGCAGTGGTTCTGGCTGCAGGACGTCTTCCCCGGCAAGGACCAGTGGAACGGCATCCACGAGGCCCTGGTGCGGCAGTGGAAGAACCTGCAGGTCCGGACCGGCATGAGTACCCTGCATGTCGCCCACGCCGAAGCGGAGGAATCCGGTGAGGACTGGATGACGGCTGCGTACATGCGCGACGTCGCGGGCCAGGGCGGGTGGACCACGATCGGAATCAACATGTCCGATATCGGCTGGGATCCGTTCCTCAACCGTTTCGTGGACCTGGACAACTTCATGATCAGCACCATGTTCAAGCTCTATCCCTGGGAGCTGATGATGAAAGAGCCGTTCGGCCAGCGGCTGCTCCAGCGAGCCCACAACCCGCGCTGGGTTGAGCCGGCCTGGAAGATGCTGCTGTCCAACAAGGCTCTGCTCGCGGCCCTGTGGCACCTGTACCCGGACCATCCCAACCTGCTGCCGGCGTACCTGGACAGCCCCGGCCCGCTCACCGAATGGGTGGCCAAGCCGCTGCACGGCCGCGAAGGGGACAACATCAAGATCCACGCCGCCGGCATCAATCTCGAACAGCCCGGCGGGTACGGCCGCGAAGGCTGGTGCTACCAGCAGTTCCACGCCTTGCCGGATTTTGACGGCAACCGTCCGGTGCTCGGGCTCTGGGTGGTGGACGGCGAATCCGTCGGTTGCGGCATCCGCGAATCCGATGGCCCCATCACCGACTACTTCTGCCGCTTCGTCCCGAACACCATCGACTCGCCAGCCCCGCCCACCCCTCCATCGAACGCCCATTCCAGCAAGGCAGGCACCGCATGA